One stretch of Plodia interpunctella isolate USDA-ARS_2022_Savannah chromosome 10, ilPloInte3.2, whole genome shotgun sequence DNA includes these proteins:
- the emc gene encoding protein extra-macrochaetae: protein MKAITAVCATGASVPAIASGRVHRHREGENAEIQMYLSKLQDLVPFMPKNRKISKLEVIQHVIDYICDLQSALENHPAMDQFDAEGALASPPCATTPQPRPHRRPLGPRSAPNTILRKTPSSQEHRNQATPEKQNQLDRPSC, encoded by the exons ATGAAAGCGATAACAGCAGTGTGCGCGACCGGTGCCTCGGTGCCCGCCATCGCCAGCGGCCGTGTTCACAGGCACCGTGAAGGCGAAAACGCAGAAATCCAGATGTACCTATCCAAACTTCAGGATTTGGTGCCGTTTATGCCGAAGAACAGGAAGATTTCCAAATTGGAGGTGATACAGCATGTGATCGACTACATCTGCGATCTTCAGTCGGCGCTAGAGAACCACCCTGCCATGGATCAGTTCGACGCGGAGGGCGCGCTGGCCTCGCCGCCCTGCGCCACCACGCCGCAGCCGCGCCCTCACAGGCGCCCGCTGGGCCCACGCTCTGCGCCCAACACAATCCTCCGCAAAACACCTTCAAGCCAAGAACACAGAAATCAAGCG ACGCCCGAAAAGCAAAACCAGCTAGACAGGCCGTCGTGTTAA